From the Pseudomonas monsensis genome, the window TGACGAAGTGGTCGATCTGCAAGCGGCCGGGATCAGGATCGTGCAGATCGACGAAGCGGCATTCCGCGAAGGCTTGCCGTTGCGTCAGGCACAGTGGCAGCAGTATCTGGACTGGGCGAGCGAGGTGTTCCGCCTGTGCGCTGGCGGGGTGCACGACGAAACCCAGATTCACACGCACATGTGCTACAGCGAGTTCAACGATGTGATCGAGTCCATCGCGGCGATGGATGCGGATGTGATCACCATCGAGACGTCACGTTCGGACATGGAACTGCTCGACGCCTTCGAAGCCTTCGCCTACCCGAACGACATCGGCCCGGGCGTCTACGATATCCACTCGCCACGGATTCCGCAGGTCGCGGAAATGGCCGGTCTGCTGCGCAAGGCGGCCCGGCGCATCCCGGCCGAGCGCCTGTGGGTCAACCCGGACTGCGGCCTGAAAACCCGCGGCTGGCCGGAGACCGAAGCGGCGCTGGTGCATATGGTCGCGGCGGCGCGGCAGTTGCGCAAAGAGCTGGCGTAACGCTTGGGCCGCATGAAACACAGCCGTTGTGGAGCGGGCTGTGTTTTATGAATGAAATCGCAGGATCTGCGCACCATCGAACGGGTCTGTCAGGTAGTGCGCCTTGACCCCGAACGTTTCCTGTAGCCGCTGCGGCGTCAGCACTTCCAGCGGCTTGCCCAGAGCCACCAGCCGGCCGCGTTCCAGCACCGCCAGCCGATCGCATTTCAACGCCTGATTGAGGTCATGCAATGCAATCAGTGTGGTCACCGGCAACGCCTGCACCACGTTGAGGATCGTCAATTGATGCTGGATGTCGAGGTGGTTGGCCGGTTCGTCCAGCAGCAGGATTTGCGGGCGCTGGGCCAACGCTCGGGCAATGTGCACGCGCTGGCGTTCACCGCCTGACAAGTGACGCCAGACACGCGTGCGCAGGTGCAGCGCATCGACGTCGATCAACGCCTGTTCAACGATGGCGTCGTCCACCTGCGACCACGGCTGCAGCGCTGAAAGCCACGGTGTGCGCCCCAGTGCAACGGCGTCGAATACGCGGATGCCGTCGTCGGTGTCGGCCTGTTGTTCGACCACCGCCAGTTTTTGCGCAATGCTGCGCCGGGGCATTTTCCCGAGGGGCTGGCCTTCGAGCAGAACCTCGCCAACGCTCGGCTCGCGCAATCCGGCAAGCAGTTTCAACAGAGTGGATTTGCCCGAGCCATTGGGCCCGACGATGCCGAGGGTCTCGCTGCGCTGGACCTCCAGGCAGACACCGTCAAGCAACTCGGCGCCGCGCACCTTGAACGTCAGCCCGGAACAAC encodes:
- a CDS encoding ABC transporter ATP-binding protein produces the protein MNPVLSCSGLTFKVRGAELLDGVCLEVQRSETLGIVGPNGSGKSTLLKLLAGLREPSVGEVLLEGQPLGKMPRRSIAQKLAVVEQQADTDDGIRVFDAVALGRTPWLSALQPWSQVDDAIVEQALIDVDALHLRTRVWRHLSGGERQRVHIARALAQRPQILLLDEPANHLDIQHQLTILNVVQALPVTTLIALHDLNQALKCDRLAVLERGRLVALGKPLEVLTPQRLQETFGVKAHYLTDPFDGAQILRFHS